One genomic region from Phocoena sinus isolate mPhoSin1 chromosome 21, mPhoSin1.pri, whole genome shotgun sequence encodes:
- the DCTN6 gene encoding dynactin subunit 6, translating into MAEKTQKSVKIAPGAVVCVESEIKGDVTIGPRTVIHPKARIIAEAGPIVIGEGNLIEEQALIINAHPENITPDAEDPEPKPMIIGTNNVFEVGCYSQAMKIGDNNVIESKAYVGRNVILTSGCIIGACCNLNTFEVIPENTVIYGADCLRRVQTERPQPQTLQLDFLMKILPNYHHLKKTMKGSSTPVKN; encoded by the exons TGTGAAGATTGCACCTGGAGCAGTTGTGTGTGTAGAGAGTGAAATCAAGGGTGATGTAACTATAG GACCCAGGACAGTGATCCACCCTAAAGCACGAATCATCGCGGAAGCCGGGCCCATAGTGATCGGCGAAGGTAACCTAATAGAAGAACAGGCGCTCATCATAAATGC TCACCCTGAAAATATCACTCCTGATGCTGAAGATCCAGAGCCCAAACCTATGATCATTGGCACCAATAATGTGTTTGAAGTTGGCTGTT ATTCCCAAGCCATGAAAATAGGAGATAATAATGTTATTGAATCAAAAG CATATGTAGGCAGAAACGTAATATTGACAAGTGGTTGCATCATCGGGGCCTGCTGCAACCTGAACACGTTTGAAGTCATCCCTGAGAACACAGTGATTTATGGTGCAGACTGCCTTCGTCGGGTGCAGACTGAGCGACCACAG CCCCAGACACTACAGCTGGATTTCCTGATGAAAATCTTGCCAAACTACCATCACCTAAAGAAGACTATGAAAGGAAGCTCAACTCCAGTTAAGAACTAA